Proteins from a single region of Pseudomonas sp. 10S4:
- the phaZ gene encoding poly(3-hydroxyalkanoate) depolymerase produces the protein MPQPFIFRTVDLDGQTLRTAVRPGKPHLTPLLIFNGIGANLELVFPFVAALDPDLEVIAFDVPGVGGSSTPNRPYRFPGLAKLTARMLDYLDYGQVNVIGVSWGGALAQQFAYDYPERCKKLVLAATAAGTVMVPGKPKVLWMMASPRRYIQPSHVIRIAPMIYGGSFRRDPTLAASHAAKVRSAGKLGYYWQLFAGLGWTSIHWLHKIHQPTLVLAGDDDPLIPLINMRMLAWRIPNAQLHIIDDGHLFLITRAEAVAPIIMKFLEEERQRAVMHPHPTPLGG, from the coding sequence ATGCCGCAACCGTTCATTTTTCGTACCGTCGACCTGGATGGCCAGACCCTCCGCACCGCGGTACGCCCCGGCAAGCCTCACTTGACGCCCTTGCTGATTTTCAACGGCATCGGCGCCAACCTTGAGCTGGTGTTTCCGTTCGTCGCGGCGCTGGACCCGGACCTGGAAGTCATCGCTTTCGACGTTCCCGGTGTCGGCGGCTCGTCGACGCCGAACCGGCCGTATCGCTTTCCGGGGCTGGCGAAGCTCACGGCACGGATGCTCGACTATCTCGACTACGGACAGGTCAACGTGATCGGCGTGTCCTGGGGCGGCGCCTTGGCGCAGCAGTTCGCCTACGACTATCCCGAGCGCTGCAAAAAACTGGTGCTGGCCGCCACGGCGGCCGGTACGGTGATGGTGCCCGGCAAGCCGAAAGTCCTGTGGATGATGGCCAGCCCCCGGCGCTACATCCAGCCGTCCCACGTGATTCGCATTGCGCCGATGATCTACGGCGGCTCGTTCCGCCGCGACCCGACGCTGGCCGCCAGTCACGCGGCGAAAGTGCGTTCGGCGGGCAAGCTCGGTTACTACTGGCAACTGTTTGCCGGCCTCGGCTGGACCAGCATTCACTGGCTGCACAAGATCCACCAGCCGACGCTGGTGCTGGCCGGCGACGACGATCCGCTGATCCCGCTGATCAACATGCGCATGCTCGCCTGGCGGATCCCCAACGCCCAGTTGCACATCATCGATGATGGGCATCTGTTCCTGATTACCCGGGCCGAAGCTGTGGCGCCGATCATCATGAAATTCCTCGAGGAAGAACGTCAGCGTGCGGTGATGCATCCGCACCCGACGCCATTGGGCGGCTAA
- the phaC gene encoding class II poly(R)-hydroxyalkanoic acid synthase, protein MSNKNNDDLKYQASENTLGLNPVVGLRGKDLLASARMVLRQAIKQPIHSVKHVAHFSLELKNVLFGKSELQPPGEDRRFADPAWSQNPLYKRYLQTYLAWRKELHAWIDDSSLSPKDVARGHFVINLMTEAMAPTNSAANPAAVKRFFETGGKSLLDGLSHLAKDIVHNGGMPSQVNMGAFEVGKSLGVTEGAVVFRNDVLELIQYRPSTEQVYERPLLVVPPQINKFYVFDLSPDKSLARFCLRNNVQTFIVSWRNPTKEQREWGLSTYIEALKEAVDVVTAITGSKDVNMLGACSGGITCTALLGHYAAIGEKKVNALTLLVSVLDTTLDSDVALFVDEQTLEAAKRHSYQAGVLEGRDMAKVFAWMRPNDLIWNYWVNNYLLGNEPPVFDILFWNNDTTRLPAAFHGDLIEMFKSNPLIRPNALEVCGTPIDLKQVTADIFSLAGTNDHITPWKSCYKSAQLFGGNVEFVLSSSGHIQSILNPPGNPKSRYMTSIDMPVKAEDWQENSTKHTDSWWLHWQAWQAQRSGKLKKSPTTLGNKTYTAGEAAPGTYVHER, encoded by the coding sequence ATGAGTAACAAGAACAACGATGACCTGAAGTATCAAGCCTCGGAAAACACCCTGGGGCTTAATCCAGTTGTTGGGCTGCGTGGAAAGGATCTACTGGCTTCTGCTCGAATGGTGCTCAGGCAGGCCATCAAACAACCGATTCACAGTGTCAAGCATGTCGCTCATTTCAGTCTCGAACTCAAGAATGTGTTGTTCGGTAAATCCGAGCTGCAACCGCCAGGCGAAGACCGTCGCTTTGCCGATCCGGCCTGGAGCCAGAACCCGCTCTATAAACGTTATTTGCAAACTTACCTGGCGTGGCGCAAAGAACTCCATGCCTGGATCGACGACAGCAGCCTGTCGCCCAAAGACGTCGCTCGCGGTCATTTCGTGATCAACCTCATGACCGAAGCCATGGCCCCGACCAACAGTGCGGCCAACCCTGCGGCGGTCAAACGCTTCTTCGAAACCGGCGGCAAGAGCCTGCTCGACGGCCTCTCCCACCTGGCCAAGGACATCGTCCATAACGGCGGCATGCCGAGCCAGGTCAACATGGGTGCGTTCGAAGTCGGCAAGTCGCTTGGCGTGACCGAAGGCGCGGTGGTGTTTCGCAACGACGTGCTGGAGCTGATCCAGTACCGGCCGAGCACCGAACAGGTGTACGAGCGCCCACTGCTGGTGGTGCCGCCGCAGATCAACAAGTTCTACGTATTCGACCTGAGCCCGGACAAGAGCCTGGCGCGCTTCTGCCTGCGCAACAACGTGCAGACGTTCATTGTCAGCTGGCGCAACCCGACCAAGGAACAGCGCGAGTGGGGCCTTTCGACTTATATCGAAGCGCTCAAGGAAGCGGTCGATGTGGTCACCGCGATCACCGGCAGCAAAGACGTGAACATGCTCGGCGCCTGCTCCGGCGGCATCACCTGCACCGCCCTGCTGGGCCACTACGCGGCGATCGGCGAGAAGAAGGTCAACGCCCTGACCTTGCTGGTGAGCGTGCTGGATACCACCCTGGACAGCGACGTGGCCCTGTTCGTCGACGAACAGACCCTCGAGGCCGCCAAGCGCCATTCCTACCAGGCCGGTGTGCTGGAAGGCCGCGACATGGCGAAAGTCTTCGCCTGGATGCGCCCCAACGACCTGATCTGGAATTACTGGGTCAACAACTACCTGTTGGGCAACGAGCCGCCGGTATTCGACATCCTGTTCTGGAACAACGACACCACACGGTTGCCGGCCGCGTTCCACGGTGACCTGATCGAGATGTTCAAAAGTAATCCACTGATCCGCCCCAACGCACTGGAAGTGTGCGGCACGCCGATCGACCTCAAGCAAGTCACGGCCGACATCTTTTCCCTGGCCGGCACCAACGACCACATCACGCCGTGGAAGTCTTGCTACAAGTCGGCGCAACTGTTCGGCGGCAATGTTGAATTCGTGCTGTCCAGCAGCGGCCACATCCAGAGCATCCTGAACCCGCCGGGCAACCCGAAATCGCGCTACATGACCAGCATCGATATGCCGGTGAAAGCCGAGGACTGGCAAGAGAACTCCACCAAGCATACCGATTCCTGGTGGCTGCACTGGCAGGCGTGGCAGGCTCAGCGCTCGGGCAAATTGAAGAAATCCCCGACCACACTGGGCAACAAAACCTACACCGCCGGCGAAGCTGCGCCGGGCACTTACGTACATGAGCGGTAA
- a CDS encoding gamma-butyrobetaine hydroxylase-like domain-containing protein, which yields MTTQLPTDIKLHKASKTLSLKYASGEEYHLPAEFLRVHSPSAEVQGHGKPILQFGKIGVGLSKVEPAGQYALKLTFDDGHDSGLFTWEYLYQLGVRQEDLWNDYLAELKAAGKTRDPSQSIVKLML from the coding sequence ATGACGACCCAACTCCCCACCGACATCAAACTGCACAAAGCCTCGAAAACCCTGTCGCTGAAATATGCGTCCGGCGAGGAATATCACCTGCCCGCCGAGTTCCTTCGCGTGCACTCTCCTTCCGCCGAGGTCCAGGGCCACGGCAAACCTATCCTGCAATTTGGCAAGATCGGCGTAGGTCTTTCCAAGGTAGAACCGGCCGGTCAGTACGCACTGAAATTGACCTTCGATGACGGCCACGACAGCGGCCTGTTCACTTGGGAATATCTCTACCAGTTGGGCGTGCGCCAAGAAGACCTCTGGAACGATTATCTTGCCGAGCTCAAAGCCGCCGGCAAAACCCGCGACCCAAGCCAGTCCATCGTCAAGCTGATGCTCTAG
- the hslV gene encoding ATP-dependent protease subunit HslV → MTTIVSVRRHGKVVMGGDGQVSLGNTVMKGNAKKVRRLYHGQVIAGFAGATADAFTLFERFEGQLEKHQGHLVRAAVELAKEWRTDRSLSRLEAMLAVANKDASLIITGNGDVVEPEEGLIAMGSGGGYAQAAASALLKKTDLSAREIVETALGIAGDICVFTNHTFTIEEQDLAE, encoded by the coding sequence TTGACCACCATCGTTTCAGTTCGCCGCCACGGCAAAGTCGTCATGGGCGGCGACGGCCAGGTTTCTCTCGGCAATACCGTGATGAAAGGCAACGCGAAGAAAGTTCGCCGCCTGTACCACGGTCAGGTCATCGCCGGTTTTGCCGGGGCTACCGCTGACGCCTTCACCCTGTTCGAGCGTTTTGAAGGCCAGCTCGAGAAACATCAGGGTCACCTGGTTCGCGCCGCCGTCGAACTCGCCAAAGAATGGCGCACCGACCGTTCCCTCAGCCGCCTCGAAGCCATGCTCGCCGTCGCCAACAAAGACGCCTCGCTGATCATCACCGGCAACGGTGACGTCGTTGAACCCGAAGAAGGCCTGATCGCCATGGGTTCCGGTGGCGGTTACGCCCAGGCCGCCGCGAGTGCCCTGCTGAAGAAAACCGATTTGTCGGCCCGGGAAATCGTCGAAACCGCGCTCGGCATCGCCGGCGACATCTGTGTATTCACCAACCACACCTTCACCATTGAGGAGCAGGACCTCGCCGAGTAA
- the argS gene encoding arginine--tRNA ligase, giving the protein MKDTIRLLIQQAITQLVNEGVLPEGLSPAIQVENSRDKKNGDFASNIAMMLAKPAGMKPRDLAEKIIAALPADENVTKTEIAGPGFLNFFQNTQALAARLDAALADKNVGVRKAGPVQRTVVDLSAPNLAKEMHVGHLRSTIIGDGVARVLEFLGDTVIRQNHVGDWGTQFGMLMAYLQENPITSDELSDLENFYRAAKQRFDESEEFADRARGLVVKLQAGDAECLALWSRFRDISLSHCQAIYEQLNVKLTMADVMGESAYNDDLINVVNDLKAAGLLVESNGAQCVFLDEFKNADGDPLPVIIVKADGGYLYATTDLAAVRYRSGKLKADRALYFVDQRQALHFQQVFQVARLAGFVTHPMDMEHMGFGTMNGADGRPFKTRDGGTVKLVDLLTEAKDRAYTLVKEKNPELAEDELRNIAKVVGIGAVKYADLSKHRTSDYSFNFDLMLNFEGNTAPYLLYAYTRVAGVFRKLGKDFSEVEGQIVLEAPHEHELAAKLAQFGEVLNNVSDKGTPHILCTYLYDVAGLFSSFYENCPILSADTPVQMQSRLRLAALTGRTLKQGLELLGLETLERM; this is encoded by the coding sequence ATGAAAGACACCATTCGCCTGCTGATCCAACAAGCCATCACCCAACTCGTCAACGAAGGTGTGTTGCCTGAAGGCCTGTCGCCGGCGATCCAGGTGGAAAACTCCCGCGACAAGAAGAACGGCGACTTCGCCAGCAACATCGCGATGATGTTGGCCAAACCGGCGGGCATGAAGCCGCGCGACCTGGCAGAAAAAATCATCGCCGCGCTGCCGGCTGACGAAAACGTCACCAAGACCGAAATCGCCGGCCCGGGCTTCCTGAATTTCTTCCAGAACACCCAGGCCTTGGCCGCGCGCCTCGACGCGGCGCTGGCTGACAAGAACGTCGGCGTGCGCAAGGCCGGCCCGGTGCAGCGCACCGTGGTTGACCTGTCGGCGCCAAACCTGGCCAAAGAGATGCACGTCGGCCACTTGCGCTCGACCATCATCGGCGACGGCGTGGCGCGGGTGCTGGAGTTCCTCGGCGACACCGTGATCCGTCAGAACCACGTCGGCGACTGGGGCACCCAGTTCGGCATGCTGATGGCGTACCTGCAAGAGAACCCGATCACCAGCGACGAGCTGTCGGACCTGGAAAACTTCTACCGTGCGGCCAAGCAACGCTTCGACGAATCCGAAGAGTTTGCTGATCGCGCCCGTGGTCTGGTGGTGAAATTGCAGGCCGGCGACGCCGAGTGCCTGGCGCTCTGGTCGCGCTTCCGCGATATCTCGTTGTCCCACTGCCAGGCGATCTACGAACAACTGAACGTCAAACTGACCATGGCCGACGTAATGGGCGAAAGCGCCTACAACGACGACCTGATCAACGTGGTCAACGACCTCAAGGCTGCCGGCCTGCTGGTCGAGAGCAACGGCGCCCAGTGCGTGTTCCTCGACGAATTCAAGAACGCCGACGGCGACCCACTGCCGGTGATCATCGTCAAGGCTGACGGCGGCTACCTCTACGCCACCACCGACCTGGCAGCCGTGCGTTATCGCAGCGGCAAACTGAAGGCTGATCGTGCGTTGTACTTCGTCGACCAGCGTCAGGCCCTGCACTTCCAGCAGGTGTTCCAGGTCGCGCGCCTCGCCGGTTTCGTGACGCACCCGATGGACATGGAACACATGGGCTTCGGCACCATGAACGGCGCCGATGGCCGTCCGTTCAAGACCCGTGATGGCGGCACCGTGAAGCTGGTCGATCTGCTGACCGAAGCCAAGGACCGCGCCTACACCCTGGTGAAAGAGAAGAACCCGGAACTGGCCGAAGACGAGTTGCGTAACATCGCCAAGGTCGTGGGCATTGGCGCAGTGAAATACGCCGACCTGTCCAAGCACCGCACCAGCGACTACAGCTTCAACTTCGACCTGATGCTGAACTTCGAAGGCAACACCGCGCCGTACCTGCTGTACGCCTACACCCGCGTGGCCGGCGTGTTCCGCAAGCTCGGCAAGGACTTCAGCGAAGTCGAAGGCCAGATCGTTCTCGAAGCACCGCACGAACATGAACTGGCGGCCAAACTGGCGCAGTTCGGCGAAGTGCTGAACAACGTTTCCGACAAAGGGACGCCGCACATTCTGTGCACCTACCTGTACGATGTCGCCGGCCTGTTCTCCAGCTTCTACGAGAACTGCCCGATCCTCAGCGCCGATACCCCGGTGCAAATGCAGAGCCGTCTGCGCCTCGCCGCGCTGACCGGTCGCACACTCAAGCAAGGCCTGGAACTCTTGGGTCTGGAAACTCTGGAGCGTATGTAA
- a CDS encoding primosomal protein N' yields MPDAILRLALPSPLRRLFDYRAPAGVLRAQLQPGMRLRVPFGRREMIGILVEVTDTSEVPVEKLKPALALLDATPPLPPALFKLCLWTSQYYQHSLGDTLSWALPVLLRQGELAEARQERFWSAAPGASLDDPRIARAPRQRDALATLAQHPHGVAHQLLSKLMLSKDSLDLLLAKDLVQVEIRKHAPGARHEHWLAQPELPLNPEQRAAYEAIRAGFDSYHAFLLAGVTGSGKTEVYLQLIRETLEAGKQALVLIPEINLGPQTLARFEQRFNARIALIHSAVNDRERLEAWLAARDGDADIIIGTRSALFTPMKNPGLIIIDEEHDGSYKQQEGLRYHARDLALVRARQENIPIVLGSATPSLESLHNAYTGRYGLLRLNERAGGAKQPRFLRLDVKSRPLDSGISGPMQQAIGQTLAAGQQVLVFLNRRGFAPTLLCHDCGWMSECQRCDARMTVHQRSGELRCHHCGYVERVPRHCPKCGKVDLRPVGAGTERAEERLAILFPDVPVLRVDRDSTSRKDAMNQLFATIQKGQPCILVGTQMLAKGHHFPRVTLVSILDADGGLFSGDFRASERMAQLIVQVAGRAGRAEEPGRVIIQTHLADHPLLVQLTEQGYFAFAEQALSERRAAGLPPFAHLALLRAEAHKPGQAEGFLDEACSEAERLLAEQNLSGIELLGPVPAPMERRAGRYRAQLLLQATARAPLHRLLSSWLLALEQMPSGRAVRWSLDVDPVDLY; encoded by the coding sequence GTGCCCGACGCCATTTTGCGCCTTGCCCTGCCTTCGCCGCTGCGCCGCCTGTTCGATTACCGTGCCCCGGCCGGAGTCCTGCGCGCCCAGTTGCAGCCGGGCATGCGCCTGCGAGTGCCGTTTGGCCGGCGGGAGATGATCGGGATTCTGGTGGAGGTCACCGACACCAGCGAAGTGCCGGTGGAAAAGCTTAAACCGGCCCTGGCCCTGCTCGATGCCACGCCGCCGCTGCCGCCCGCGCTATTCAAGCTGTGCCTGTGGACGTCCCAGTATTACCAGCACAGCCTCGGAGATACCTTGAGCTGGGCGTTGCCGGTGCTGTTGCGCCAGGGTGAACTGGCGGAAGCACGCCAGGAGCGCTTCTGGTCTGCCGCCCCCGGCGCCAGCCTCGATGATCCGCGCATCGCCCGTGCCCCGCGCCAGCGTGATGCCCTGGCGACGCTGGCTCAACACCCGCACGGCGTGGCTCATCAGTTGCTGAGTAAACTGATGTTGAGCAAGGACAGCCTCGATCTGTTGCTGGCCAAAGACCTGGTGCAAGTGGAAATCCGCAAGCACGCCCCCGGCGCCCGTCATGAACATTGGCTGGCCCAGCCGGAGCTGCCGCTCAACCCGGAACAACGCGCCGCCTACGAGGCGATCCGTGCCGGGTTCGACAGTTATCACGCGTTTCTGCTGGCTGGCGTCACCGGCAGCGGCAAGACCGAAGTCTATTTGCAACTGATCCGCGAAACCCTTGAGGCCGGCAAGCAAGCGCTGGTGCTGATCCCGGAGATCAACCTCGGTCCGCAAACCCTGGCGCGCTTCGAGCAGCGCTTCAACGCCCGGATCGCGCTGATCCACTCGGCGGTCAATGATCGCGAGCGCCTGGAAGCCTGGCTCGCCGCCCGGGACGGCGATGCCGACATTATTATCGGCACCCGTTCGGCGCTGTTTACGCCGATGAAAAACCCCGGCCTGATCATCATCGACGAAGAGCACGACGGCTCTTATAAACAGCAGGAAGGCTTGCGCTACCACGCCCGCGACCTGGCCTTGGTCCGCGCCCGGCAGGAAAACATCCCGATTGTCCTCGGCTCCGCCACACCTTCGCTGGAAAGCCTGCACAACGCCTACACCGGCCGCTACGGCCTCCTACGCCTGAATGAGCGGGCTGGCGGCGCCAAGCAGCCACGCTTCCTGCGTCTGGATGTGAAAAGTCGCCCGCTCGATAGCGGGATTTCCGGGCCGATGCAGCAGGCCATCGGCCAGACCTTGGCCGCCGGCCAGCAAGTATTGGTTTTCCTCAACCGCCGCGGCTTTGCGCCGACCTTGCTCTGCCACGATTGCGGCTGGATGTCCGAGTGCCAACGCTGCGATGCGCGGATGACCGTGCACCAGCGCTCCGGCGAACTGCGTTGCCACCATTGCGGCTACGTTGAACGCGTGCCCCGGCACTGTCCGAAATGCGGCAAGGTCGATTTGCGGCCCGTCGGCGCGGGCACCGAGCGCGCCGAAGAACGCTTGGCGATTCTGTTTCCGGACGTGCCGGTGTTGCGGGTTGATCGGGACAGCACCTCGCGCAAGGACGCGATGAATCAGCTATTCGCAACCATTCAAAAAGGCCAGCCGTGCATTTTGGTCGGCACGCAGATGCTTGCCAAAGGGCACCATTTCCCTCGGGTGACGCTGGTGTCGATTCTCGATGCCGACGGCGGGCTGTTCTCCGGCGACTTCCGCGCCAGCGAGCGCATGGCGCAGCTGATCGTTCAGGTCGCTGGCCGTGCGGGGCGAGCTGAAGAGCCGGGCAGAGTCATCATCCAGACCCACCTGGCGGACCATCCGCTGCTGGTGCAACTGACCGAACAGGGTTATTTCGCCTTTGCCGAACAGGCCCTGAGCGAGCGTCGCGCTGCTGGTTTGCCGCCGTTTGCGCACCTCGCGCTGCTGCGGGCCGAGGCGCACAAACCGGGGCAGGCCGAAGGCTTTCTCGATGAGGCGTGCAGCGAGGCGGAACGATTGCTGGCCGAGCAGAATCTGAGCGGTATCGAGTTGCTCGGGCCGGTGCCGGCACCGATGGAGCGTCGGGCCGGGCGTTATCGGGCGCAGCTGTTGTTACAGGCTACGGCCCGGGCACCGTTGCATCGGTTGCTCAGCAGTTGGTTGCTGGCGCTGGAGCAGATGCCGAGTGGGCGGGCGGTGCGCTGGTCTTTGGATGTTGATCCCGTCGATTTGTATTGA
- the rpmE gene encoding 50S ribosomal protein L31, whose protein sequence is MKADIHPAYETIEVTCSCGNKFETRSNLCKPLGTDVCNECHPFYTGKQKTLDTGGRVQRFADRFGAFGKKAPAAAE, encoded by the coding sequence ATGAAAGCCGATATCCATCCAGCATACGAAACCATCGAAGTAACTTGCAGCTGCGGCAACAAGTTCGAAACTCGTTCGAACCTGTGCAAGCCACTGGGTACTGACGTATGCAACGAGTGCCACCCGTTCTACACCGGTAAGCAGAAGACTCTGGATACTGGCGGCCGTGTACAGCGCTTCGCAGACCGCTTCGGTGCTTTCGGCAAGAAAGCTCCAGCTGCTGCAGAGTAA
- a CDS encoding thermonuclease family protein: MGFSLLLKKASLAGAFFVSAIWLSGAQAFCPAPSGLTSVAVQRVVDGDTLRLSDGRSVRMIGLNTPELGRQGRTDEPFAVAARKRLEALVAASNDQVGLLPGKEAKDRYGRTLAHVYGADGANLEAQMLAEGLGFQVAVAPNVDLVACQQAAERAARQAGLGLWRQSPVLKAEQIRASGFAVLSGRVSKVQRNRGGVWIELQDSVVLRVAPNLLGQFDVAALERLKGKQIEARGWVLDRSRRGGLESGQARWLLPLGDPSMLQTTSR; this comes from the coding sequence ATGGGCTTTTCCCTGCTGTTGAAAAAGGCGTCCCTTGCGGGCGCCTTTTTTGTGTCCGCGATTTGGCTCTCTGGCGCCCAGGCCTTCTGCCCGGCGCCGAGCGGTTTGACGTCTGTCGCCGTGCAGCGAGTGGTGGACGGCGACACCCTGCGCCTGAGCGATGGCCGCAGTGTGCGGATGATCGGCTTGAATACTCCGGAACTGGGGCGCCAAGGCCGCACCGACGAACCGTTCGCCGTGGCGGCACGCAAACGCCTTGAAGCGCTGGTTGCTGCCAGCAATGACCAAGTGGGTTTGCTGCCCGGTAAAGAGGCCAAGGATCGCTACGGCCGCACCTTGGCTCACGTCTACGGTGCTGACGGCGCCAATCTCGAAGCGCAAATGCTCGCCGAGGGCCTCGGTTTTCAGGTGGCCGTGGCGCCGAATGTCGATTTGGTGGCGTGCCAACAAGCGGCGGAGCGTGCGGCCCGACAGGCTGGTCTTGGTCTGTGGCGACAGTCGCCTGTACTGAAAGCGGAGCAGATCCGCGCGTCCGGTTTCGCCGTGCTCAGTGGTCGTGTGAGCAAGGTTCAACGCAATCGCGGCGGGGTTTGGATCGAGTTGCAGGATTCGGTTGTATTGCGCGTTGCACCCAATCTGCTCGGGCAGTTCGATGTCGCCGCGCTTGAACGGCTCAAAGGCAAGCAGATCGAAGCCCGAGGCTGGGTGCTGGACCGTTCCCGTCGTGGCGGACTTGAGAGCGGACAAGCGCGCTGGCTATTGCCGCTTGGCGATCCGTCGATGCTTCAAACCACCTCGCGATAA
- a CDS encoding malic enzyme-like NAD(P)-binding protein: MSDLKTAALEYHAHPRPGKLSVELTKATATARDLSLAYSPGVAEPVREIARDPELAYKYTGKGNLVAVISDGTAILGLGNLGPLASKPVMEGKGVLFKRFAGIDVFDIEVDSESPQAFIDTVKRISITFGGINLEDIKAPECFEIERALIEQCDIPVFHDDQHGTAIVTAAGMINALEIAGKTLADAKIVCLGAGAAAISCMKLLVSMGANIENIFMVDRTGVIHSGRDDLNQYKAVFAHATDKRTLADALTGADVFVGLSGPNLLSAEGLKSMAANPIVFACSNPDPEIAPELAHATRDDVIMATGRSDYPNQVNNVLGFPFIFRGALDVRAKRINEEMKVAAANALRELAKLPVPQEVCDAYGGIKLEFGREYIIPKPMDARLITVISDAVAKAAIETGVATLPYPKNYPLKSVDDVFNG, translated from the coding sequence ATGTCTGATTTGAAAACTGCCGCTCTCGAATATCACGCCCATCCTCGTCCAGGGAAGCTGAGTGTCGAGCTCACCAAGGCCACCGCTACCGCTCGCGACCTGTCGCTGGCCTACAGCCCCGGCGTAGCCGAACCAGTACGCGAAATCGCCCGCGATCCTGAACTGGCCTACAAATACACCGGCAAGGGCAACCTGGTTGCAGTCATTTCCGATGGCACCGCGATCCTCGGCCTGGGTAACCTCGGCCCATTGGCTTCCAAGCCAGTGATGGAAGGTAAAGGCGTGTTGTTCAAGCGCTTCGCCGGCATCGACGTTTTCGACATCGAAGTCGACTCCGAAAGCCCGCAAGCCTTCATCGACACCGTCAAGCGTATCTCCATCACCTTCGGTGGCATCAACCTGGAAGACATCAAGGCACCTGAGTGCTTTGAGATCGAACGTGCTCTGATCGAGCAGTGCGACATTCCGGTATTCCACGATGACCAGCACGGCACCGCGATCGTTACCGCTGCCGGCATGATCAACGCCCTGGAAATCGCTGGCAAAACCCTCGCTGACGCCAAGATCGTCTGCCTGGGCGCTGGTGCGGCCGCTATCTCCTGCATGAAATTGCTGGTGAGCATGGGCGCCAACATCGAAAACATCTTCATGGTTGACCGTACCGGCGTGATCCACTCCGGCCGTGACGACCTGAACCAGTACAAAGCTGTCTTCGCTCACGCGACCGACAAGCGCACCCTGGCTGATGCCCTGACCGGTGCTGACGTGTTCGTTGGCCTGTCTGGCCCGAACCTGTTGAGCGCTGAAGGCCTGAAGTCCATGGCGGCCAACCCGATCGTGTTCGCGTGCTCCAACCCTGATCCGGAAATCGCCCCGGAACTGGCTCACGCCACCCGTGACGACGTGATCATGGCGACCGGCCGTTCGGACTACCCGAACCAGGTCAACAACGTACTGGGCTTCCCGTTCATCTTCCGCGGTGCCTTGGACGTTCGCGCCAAGCGCATCAACGAAGAAATGAAAGTGGCTGCGGCCAACGCCCTGCGTGAACTGGCCAAGCTGCCGGTTCCTCAGGAAGTGTGCGACGCCTACGGCGGCATCAAACTGGAATTCGGTCGTGAGTACATCATCCCGAAACCAATGGATGCCCGTCTGATCACCGTGATCTCCGATGCCGTGGCCAAGGCCGCCATCGAGACCGGCGTAGCAACCCTGCCGTATCCGAAGAACTACCCGCTGAAAAGCGTGGATGACGTGTTCAACGGCTAA